Proteins from one Gimesia maris genomic window:
- a CDS encoding two-component system sensor histidine kinase NtrB: MFHVYKTRVSRGFQLAIGGLALLSLTGLIVTLWILADFQREQEIVARIIRDLPDSDLAVARELAGELRFQSQLSILLVLNLCVTAVALALLVRAYLNSERSLREVKVLASDVLASMDQGVLTTDREEVITSINPRGMELLGLHGNVIDQPLSVVGIEHTLLSVICSHVNAHHSPVRDCDYTITTQGHEQTLRAGCSLLRNEQQEELGTVLHVRDVTERALMEQRLRRMERYAGLGSLATGLQHEIKNPLSALSLHVQLLDEALMGQTTSEDVNEMLGVIHTEIIRLTAVLEGFRDYASMSEPGRTDVDLGTLIKKLARFIRPQAEQQHVKVEVNLAEENLPAIKADSVHMDQVLLNLALNALQAMPEGGILSIGLQQEGEWLRIKVSDSGKGIPAEYRDRIFDPYFTTRNDGTGMGLALCEKIVRQHDGTIDLKTGAGGTAFSVLLPINEKP, translated from the coding sequence ATGTTTCATGTCTACAAGACGCGAGTCAGTCGCGGATTTCAACTGGCAATCGGTGGTCTGGCTCTCCTGAGTCTCACAGGACTGATAGTGACTCTTTGGATTCTCGCGGATTTCCAACGTGAACAGGAAATAGTAGCGCGGATTATACGAGATCTGCCTGACAGTGATCTGGCTGTCGCGAGGGAACTGGCGGGGGAATTACGATTTCAGTCACAGTTATCAATCCTGCTGGTATTGAATCTCTGTGTTACCGCAGTTGCTCTGGCTTTGCTGGTTCGCGCCTATTTAAATAGTGAACGTTCTTTACGTGAGGTCAAAGTTCTGGCAAGTGATGTGCTGGCCAGCATGGATCAGGGAGTCCTGACGACAGATCGAGAGGAAGTCATCACCAGTATCAATCCGCGCGGAATGGAATTACTCGGCCTGCATGGGAATGTTATTGATCAGCCTTTATCTGTCGTTGGCATAGAACACACCCTGCTGTCGGTGATCTGCAGTCATGTCAATGCGCATCATTCCCCTGTCAGAGACTGTGATTATACGATTACAACACAGGGACATGAACAGACTCTCCGGGCAGGGTGCAGTTTACTGAGGAATGAGCAACAGGAAGAACTGGGGACCGTGCTCCACGTTCGCGATGTGACAGAGCGCGCTTTGATGGAACAGAGACTGCGCAGAATGGAACGATATGCAGGTCTGGGGTCACTCGCTACGGGGTTGCAACACGAAATTAAAAATCCACTGAGTGCTCTCTCTCTGCATGTTCAACTATTGGATGAAGCTCTCATGGGGCAGACGACCAGCGAAGATGTCAATGAAATGCTGGGGGTAATTCATACTGAAATTATCCGCCTGACAGCCGTTCTGGAGGGATTTCGCGACTATGCCTCCATGTCTGAGCCAGGCCGTACGGACGTTGATCTGGGAACCTTAATCAAAAAGTTAGCGCGGTTTATTCGACCTCAGGCAGAACAGCAGCACGTCAAAGTGGAGGTAAATCTTGCAGAAGAAAACCTCCCTGCCATAAAAGCAGATTCTGTTCACATGGATCAGGTGCTCCTGAATCTGGCATTGAATGCACTGCAGGCCATGCCTGAGGGGGGGATTCTTTCAATTGGTTTACAGCAGGAAGGGGAATGGCTGCGTATAAAGGTGTCCGATAGCGGTAAGGGAATTCCAGCCGAGTACCGTGATCGCATCTTTGATCCTTATTTTACAACCCGTAATGACGGAACCGGCATGGGACTTGCTCTATGTGAAAAGATTGTAAGACAGCATGATGGTACCATTGATTTGAAGACGGGTGCTGGTGGAACTGCTTTTTCAGTACTATTGCCAATAAACGAGAAACCATGA
- a CDS encoding sigma-54-dependent transcriptional regulator yields the protein MNSDGFGILIIDDEPNIRSGLAKGLAREADVLETAQDAEQGLAKFREGFFQLVIADVRLPGKMDGLELIDQILHIRPQTTTILITAHGTVETAVKSMRLGAFDFITKPLDLDLIRHQVRKAREHHRLQIENLELRNRLVNAGEVSGIIGNCAAMNDVFQQIRQVAATDATILIQGESGTGKELVARAVHDLSNRCSGPFIAVNLGAMPETLLESELFGHEKGSFSGATRQKPGCFEQAQGGSLFLDEVTEMPAKSQVDLLRVLETQQFMRVGGEEVFISDARIISATNKSVEPLIEDGSFREDLFYRLNVIPIQIPALRERKDDIPLLIEHFLTHFCQRHNRPLKQVSPEAMQKFARARWPGNVRQLRNVIERLVVTLPGEVIHATDIPVELNPEMSATSVPVKTLVEVTEAAEQTAITAALASCDYHREKTAKLLGVSVRTLHYKMSRYGLH from the coding sequence ATGAATTCTGATGGATTTGGAATACTGATCATCGATGATGAACCCAACATTCGTTCGGGGCTGGCAAAAGGTTTAGCGCGCGAAGCCGATGTGTTAGAGACGGCACAAGATGCAGAACAAGGGCTTGCTAAATTCCGAGAAGGTTTTTTTCAGTTGGTCATTGCCGATGTTCGCTTGCCGGGAAAAATGGACGGGCTCGAATTAATTGATCAGATTCTACACATCCGTCCGCAGACAACAACGATCCTCATAACGGCCCATGGAACCGTGGAAACAGCGGTGAAATCCATGCGCCTGGGGGCATTTGATTTTATCACCAAGCCTCTGGATCTGGACCTGATTCGACATCAGGTTCGCAAAGCGCGAGAGCATCATCGTTTACAGATTGAGAATCTTGAATTAAGAAATCGCCTGGTTAATGCCGGTGAAGTTTCCGGTATCATTGGAAACTGTGCCGCGATGAATGATGTGTTTCAGCAGATACGTCAGGTGGCAGCGACCGATGCGACGATTCTGATTCAGGGGGAAAGTGGCACCGGGAAAGAACTGGTTGCCCGTGCCGTGCATGATTTAAGTAATCGTTGCAGCGGTCCCTTTATTGCCGTGAACCTCGGTGCCATGCCCGAAACGCTTCTTGAAAGTGAATTATTCGGACATGAAAAAGGGTCGTTCAGCGGTGCAACCCGACAGAAGCCGGGCTGCTTCGAGCAGGCCCAGGGAGGATCCCTGTTTCTGGACGAAGTGACAGAGATGCCAGCCAAAAGCCAGGTCGATTTACTCCGCGTCCTGGAAACGCAGCAGTTCATGCGAGTGGGAGGAGAAGAAGTATTTATCAGTGACGCCCGGATTATCTCTGCGACCAATAAATCGGTTGAGCCACTGATTGAGGACGGCTCCTTTCGTGAGGATCTGTTTTATCGACTGAATGTAATCCCGATTCAGATACCGGCGCTCCGCGAACGTAAAGATGATATTCCCCTGTTGATCGAACATTTCCTGACGCACTTCTGCCAGAGGCATAACCGGCCCTTAAAACAGGTTTCTCCCGAGGCAATGCAGAAGTTTGCCAGAGCACGCTGGCCTGGAAATGTTCGGCAGCTTCGCAATGTCATTGAACGACTGGTGGTGACTCTGCCGGGGGAAGTGATTCACGCGACAGATATACCCGTTGAACTGAATCCCGAAATGTCGGCCACATCAGTTCCTGTAAAAACGCTGGTAGAAGTGACCGAAGCGGCAGAGCAGACAGCAATTACTGCGGCACTCGCTTCATGTGATTATCATCGTGAAAAAACGGCTAAACTGTTAGGGGTCAGTGTTCGCACACTACACTATAAGATGAGCCGCTACGGTTTGCATTGA
- a CDS encoding DUF1501 domain-containing protein has translation MNPESSVQNLIPRRSFFQQVSTGLQGAALTWLLKQDLYAEEKPKPAHQTPQFGPHHQPRAKSVIHLFMNGGPSQMDLFDPKPYLDKHHGQDYFQKIAGEVEFPAQAGAIMRSPFKFAQHGESGMWVSDIMPHLAEQVDEITMIRSMYTTNLTHEPALYKIQSGSEFTGHPSLGAWVSYGLGSENQNLPTYVVLDDPRGLPVNGIENWQAGFLPAQHQGTRFRATGSPVLNLKPDYEQPSTVTQLERDLITRLDRIHQRKRTHHHQLEARISSYALAARMQIAASDALDLTQETQKTQQQYGIDQPVTESYGRRCLIARRLVERGVRFVQLFINSQIWDTHSSIASNLKKACQRTDQPVAALLQDLKQRGLLDDTLVMWGGEMGRLPIAQLAANKDASKSGRDHNKNALCTWMAGGGVKKGLVWGATDELGFAAVENRISVPDWHTTMLHLLGLNHEELFIERNGLKERLTGVGNNPQIIQGILA, from the coding sequence ATGAATCCTGAAAGCTCTGTCCAGAATCTAATTCCTCGCCGCAGTTTTTTTCAGCAGGTCTCCACGGGGTTGCAGGGAGCCGCCCTGACCTGGTTATTGAAACAGGATCTGTACGCTGAGGAAAAACCGAAGCCGGCTCACCAGACTCCCCAGTTCGGCCCTCATCATCAGCCGCGCGCCAAATCGGTCATTCATTTATTCATGAACGGCGGTCCCAGCCAGATGGACCTGTTTGATCCCAAGCCTTATCTGGACAAACACCATGGCCAGGATTACTTTCAAAAGATTGCCGGCGAAGTCGAGTTTCCTGCCCAGGCGGGTGCGATCATGCGCAGCCCCTTCAAGTTCGCACAGCATGGCGAATCAGGGATGTGGGTCTCGGATATCATGCCTCACCTGGCGGAGCAGGTCGATGAAATCACCATGATCCGATCGATGTATACGACCAATTTAACCCATGAACCGGCGCTCTATAAAATCCAATCAGGCAGTGAATTCACAGGGCACCCTTCCCTGGGCGCCTGGGTTTCCTATGGACTGGGAAGCGAAAACCAGAATCTACCCACCTATGTCGTACTGGATGATCCACGTGGTCTTCCCGTAAACGGGATTGAAAACTGGCAGGCAGGATTTCTGCCGGCACAACATCAGGGCACACGCTTTCGCGCCACCGGTTCGCCCGTGCTGAACCTCAAACCCGATTACGAACAACCTTCTACAGTCACACAACTGGAACGCGATCTGATTACCCGCCTGGATCGAATTCATCAGCGAAAACGGACACACCATCATCAACTGGAAGCGCGGATTTCCTCTTACGCTCTGGCCGCCCGGATGCAAATCGCGGCATCCGATGCCCTTGATCTGACACAGGAGACCCAGAAGACTCAGCAACAGTATGGTATCGACCAGCCTGTGACAGAATCTTATGGTCGCCGCTGCCTGATTGCACGTCGTCTGGTTGAGCGGGGTGTGAGGTTTGTCCAACTATTCATCAACAGCCAGATCTGGGATACACACAGTTCGATCGCTTCTAACTTGAAAAAAGCCTGCCAGCGGACGGATCAACCAGTGGCGGCATTACTTCAAGACCTGAAACAACGCGGTTTACTGGATGACACTCTGGTAATGTGGGGTGGCGAAATGGGGCGTTTACCTATTGCCCAACTGGCAGCGAATAAAGATGCCAGCAAATCAGGTCGCGATCATAACAAGAATGCCTTGTGCACCTGGATGGCTGGTGGCGGCGTGAAAAAAGGGCTGGTCTGGGGCGCCACAGACGAACTCGGCTTCGCTGCGGTCGAAAACCGCATCAGTGTTCCTGACTGGCATACCACCATGCTGCATTTACTGGGGTTAAACCACGAAGAACTGTTTATTGAACGCAATGGACTGAAAGAGCGTCTGACCGGAGTAGGTAACAATCCTCAGATCATACAGGGGATACTGGCTTAA
- a CDS encoding DUF1553 domain-containing protein, with the protein MKPLVSTREHCPPVFPRTVLLAILLCATLPSFSAAAENPVAQTPVFYESRIQNLFEEKCLSCHNAKTRKAGLDLSSPESILKGSESGRIIQAGDADASLLFQMIESSEMPPDEKKHFSKEELQQLRDWLNAGAHFREKVKSAPAVTQHDIIPLLHLRCVVCHGGRRKEAGLDLRTKASIVKGGKSGPAVIPGNPSDSLLLKRIHAGEMPPPRKLVSASVKPMPDNERELLAQWIALKLPEVDAPRSEEETLITEADRKFWSFQPPVQPKPPKVEGQDRVQNPIDAFVLQRLEQKGLSLSPAASRRTLIRRLYFDLTGLPPQPDEIEQFLIDTDPRAYEKLVDRLLASRRYGERWARHWLDAAGYADSEGAQNEDKLRPHMYRYRDYVIRALNEDKPYSRFLIEQIAGDELVDYQSGKITPEVYDCLVATGFLRTAPDRTFADITNFVPDRLEVIADEMDILGSAVLGLTIKCARCHSHKFDPIPQRDYYRLTAVFKEAYDEHDWLKSQGPRTLSYIPKEERDKYHQREQELAAKVQQIEQEIAKLTKQTQKLQMEKQAKSLEEADPQYKQKCDQLQQKIKALEARRQPQPRIRALWSRGTPSPSYILKRGNYLTPGRPVEPGVPAVLAGRQNPLEVISKPGQVAHKGGRRLAFARWLSQPDHPLTARVMVNRIWMHHFGRGIVKTPENFGRAGERPTHPELLDWLATEFVRQDWSLKALHRLMVTSETYRQSSAVSDEALRGDPDGSLLSRMPLKRMEGEVLRDTLLYLSGRLDETPYGPADPVDVRRDGLVTSQVSDQGWRRSIYVLQRRTQIPTLLENFDYPQMGPNCIRRGESLVAPQALHLLNDQMIHRLATDFAARVSSQAGNDSTAQVEQIYLQAFGREASQEDISIGIETMNALNQQWLKANPKITAEEASQKSLTNYCHAIFNLAEFQYID; encoded by the coding sequence GTGAAGCCACTTGTATCAACCAGAGAACATTGCCCCCCTGTTTTCCCACGAACGGTTTTGTTAGCGATCCTGCTCTGCGCTACTCTTCCCTCTTTCTCTGCTGCAGCTGAGAATCCTGTCGCACAAACACCTGTGTTTTATGAAAGCAGGATCCAAAATCTCTTCGAAGAGAAGTGCCTCAGCTGTCACAATGCAAAAACCAGAAAAGCGGGACTGGATCTGAGTTCTCCCGAGAGCATCCTCAAAGGAAGTGAGTCGGGGCGGATCATCCAGGCGGGTGACGCAGACGCCAGTCTGTTATTTCAGATGATCGAATCATCTGAAATGCCGCCGGATGAGAAAAAACATTTCAGTAAAGAGGAACTTCAGCAGTTGCGTGACTGGTTGAACGCCGGTGCCCACTTTCGCGAAAAAGTCAAATCAGCGCCTGCTGTCACGCAGCACGACATTATTCCCCTGCTCCATTTACGATGTGTGGTCTGCCATGGGGGCCGGCGCAAAGAAGCCGGTCTGGACTTGCGAACGAAAGCATCCATTGTCAAGGGGGGCAAATCCGGGCCGGCAGTCATTCCGGGTAATCCGTCAGACAGCCTGTTGCTCAAACGAATTCATGCAGGTGAAATGCCACCCCCGCGCAAGCTGGTCTCAGCCAGCGTCAAACCGATGCCGGACAATGAACGGGAACTGCTTGCGCAGTGGATTGCGCTGAAATTACCGGAAGTAGATGCGCCGCGAAGTGAGGAAGAAACACTGATAACGGAGGCTGATCGAAAATTCTGGTCTTTTCAGCCCCCCGTACAGCCAAAGCCACCGAAAGTTGAGGGGCAGGACCGGGTACAGAATCCGATTGATGCATTTGTTTTACAGCGTCTGGAACAGAAGGGGCTGAGCCTGTCTCCTGCCGCCAGCAGACGAACTTTAATTCGCCGACTCTATTTTGATTTGACCGGGTTGCCTCCGCAACCTGATGAAATCGAGCAGTTTCTCATTGATACGGATCCGCGTGCCTATGAAAAACTGGTGGATCGTCTGCTCGCATCCCGTCGCTATGGCGAACGGTGGGCACGGCACTGGCTGGATGCCGCCGGCTACGCGGATTCGGAAGGTGCACAGAATGAAGACAAACTGCGGCCTCACATGTACCGCTATCGTGATTACGTGATTCGGGCCTTGAATGAAGACAAGCCTTATTCGCGTTTTCTGATAGAACAGATCGCCGGGGATGAACTGGTCGATTACCAGTCAGGAAAAATCACGCCGGAAGTTTACGACTGCCTGGTTGCGACAGGATTTCTGCGAACCGCCCCCGACCGTACGTTTGCGGACATCACGAACTTTGTCCCGGATCGCCTGGAAGTCATCGCCGACGAGATGGACATCCTCGGTTCGGCTGTGCTGGGGTTAACCATTAAGTGTGCCCGCTGTCATTCCCATAAATTTGATCCCATTCCTCAACGCGATTACTATCGTCTGACTGCGGTTTTCAAAGAAGCCTATGATGAACACGACTGGCTCAAATCACAGGGACCACGGACGCTGTCATATATCCCGAAGGAAGAACGCGACAAATATCATCAGCGCGAACAGGAACTGGCTGCCAAAGTGCAGCAGATCGAGCAGGAAATCGCTAAGCTGACAAAACAGACACAGAAGCTGCAGATGGAAAAGCAGGCCAAATCGCTGGAAGAAGCTGATCCGCAGTATAAACAGAAATGTGATCAGCTACAGCAGAAGATCAAAGCATTGGAGGCTAGAAGACAGCCTCAACCGCGGATTCGCGCACTCTGGTCCCGGGGCACCCCTTCCCCCAGTTATATTCTGAAACGTGGAAACTATCTCACTCCCGGACGCCCCGTCGAACCCGGTGTGCCCGCTGTACTCGCCGGCAGACAAAACCCGCTGGAGGTGATATCCAAGCCCGGTCAAGTGGCTCACAAGGGGGGACGACGGCTGGCGTTTGCACGCTGGCTGAGTCAGCCGGACCATCCATTGACCGCACGGGTGATGGTCAATCGTATCTGGATGCATCATTTTGGCAGAGGAATTGTCAAGACACCCGAGAACTTTGGACGGGCAGGAGAACGTCCGACTCACCCGGAGCTGCTGGACTGGCTGGCAACAGAATTTGTGCGGCAGGACTGGAGCCTGAAAGCCCTGCATCGGCTGATGGTTACCTCAGAGACTTATCGACAGTCCTCAGCGGTATCGGATGAGGCATTGCGCGGAGACCCGGATGGCAGCCTGCTCTCGCGGATGCCTTTAAAGAGGATGGAAGGTGAAGTACTTCGGGATACGCTGCTCTACCTGTCAGGCCGATTGGATGAAACTCCTTATGGGCCTGCCGATCCGGTTGATGTACGCCGTGATGGTCTGGTGACATCCCAAGTTTCCGATCAGGGCTGGCGCAGAAGCATCTATGTGCTGCAACGCCGCACACAGATACCAACGCTGCTGGAAAACTTTGACTATCCACAGATGGGCCCGAACTGTATTCGACGCGGCGAATCACTGGTGGCGCCCCAGGCGTTACACTTATTGAACGATCAGATGATTCATCGACTGGCGACTGACTTCGCTGCAAGAGTCTCCAGTCAGGCTGGCAATGATTCTACTGCTCAAGTGGAACAGATCTACCTGCAGGCATTTGGTCGGGAAGCATCTCAGGAGGATATTTCCATTGGGATAGAGACTATGAATGCATTGAATCAGCAATGGTTAAAAGCGAATCCCAAAATCACAGCAGAGGAAGCATCTCAAAAATCGCTGACTAATTATTGTCATGCGATTTTCAATCTGGCCGAATTTCAATATATCGATTGA
- a CDS encoding Nramp family divalent metal transporter yields the protein MSTNSNQESQATTSGNLAPWTTGDLPAPPPFTIRNLFRTIGPGAILLAGSIGGGEWLVGPTITVKYGLDILWIATVAIVLQLLFNLEAIRYTLYTGEPILVGIMRLRPGSRFWASGYIFATIAQLGVPALAAGCASVLFAAFAGHIAGAGDATYLSYLTYVVILVTVGILLSGKTIERMLEYFSWAMIAFIFSFLIVVNVLFVPLEHWLKTLSGFFQFGRLPADIDILLLAAFAATAGSGGIGNLVITNWYRDKGFGMGSRVGSISSAFSHSEVQLSATGQVFPITDENLQNWRSWWKYVSADQIWLWGMGCLVGMFLNVNLATAVIPENTEMDHMAAGAFQARYMAEHLWSGFWWLALLNGFWVLMSTHLSNTDVLIRTVTDIVWVASPQVRERRRMNISRLYYFFLTLATIWGLLAVNWGHALSLFKILGAVAGPVLAIAAVQILIVNTRLLPEELRPHLWRRGALILCAICYGCLSLALLWDLYLSLR from the coding sequence ATGAGCACGAATTCAAATCAGGAATCACAGGCAACAACGAGCGGAAATCTGGCACCGTGGACAACCGGCGATCTGCCCGCGCCGCCTCCCTTTACGATTCGCAATTTATTTCGCACGATTGGCCCCGGAGCAATTTTACTCGCGGGTTCCATTGGAGGAGGTGAATGGCTGGTCGGCCCGACCATTACGGTCAAGTACGGATTGGATATTCTGTGGATCGCCACAGTTGCGATTGTGCTGCAGTTGCTGTTTAACCTCGAAGCAATCCGGTACACACTTTATACGGGTGAACCGATCCTGGTGGGAATCATGCGCTTACGTCCCGGCTCCCGCTTCTGGGCCAGCGGTTACATCTTCGCCACCATTGCCCAACTGGGAGTACCTGCCCTGGCGGCGGGTTGTGCCTCTGTGCTCTTCGCTGCGTTTGCCGGTCATATCGCCGGCGCAGGAGATGCCACGTACCTCAGCTATTTAACTTATGTTGTGATCCTGGTGACGGTAGGAATCCTGCTTAGCGGCAAGACGATTGAACGCATGCTGGAATATTTTTCCTGGGCAATGATCGCGTTCATTTTTTCGTTTCTGATTGTTGTGAATGTACTTTTCGTTCCACTGGAACACTGGCTGAAAACCTTAAGTGGGTTCTTTCAGTTTGGACGACTCCCCGCTGATATTGATATTTTGTTGCTGGCTGCTTTTGCTGCGACCGCAGGCTCCGGAGGCATCGGCAACCTGGTGATTACCAACTGGTATCGCGATAAAGGTTTTGGCATGGGCAGCAGGGTCGGCTCGATTTCGAGTGCCTTCAGTCACAGTGAAGTACAGTTGTCTGCAACAGGTCAGGTTTTTCCCATCACCGACGAGAATCTCCAAAACTGGCGATCCTGGTGGAAGTATGTCTCTGCAGACCAGATCTGGCTCTGGGGCATGGGGTGTCTGGTCGGCATGTTTTTGAACGTCAATCTGGCGACAGCCGTCATCCCGGAGAATACGGAGATGGATCACATGGCAGCAGGTGCTTTCCAGGCCCGCTACATGGCGGAACATCTCTGGTCAGGCTTCTGGTGGCTGGCGCTGTTGAATGGGTTCTGGGTGCTGATGTCGACTCATTTAAGTAATACCGATGTTTTGATTCGCACGGTGACCGATATTGTCTGGGTGGCCAGCCCGCAGGTGCGCGAACGCCGTAGAATGAATATCAGCCGGCTGTATTACTTCTTTCTGACGCTTGCCACGATCTGGGGACTGCTGGCAGTGAACTGGGGCCATGCGCTGTCCCTGTTCAAGATTCTGGGAGCCGTCGCCGGGCCTGTACTCGCTATTGCTGCGGTACAGATCCTGATTGTCAACACGAGGCTGCTACCTGAAGAACTGCGGCCTCACCTCTGGCGGCGCGGTGCCTTGATACTGTGTGCAATCTGTTACGGATGCCTGTCGCTGGCTTTGCTTTGGGACTTGTATTTATCGCTGAGATGA